The Ferrimonas balearica DSM 9799 genome includes the window CATGATCTCCTACTCCACTGGCAGCTCCGGCGCCGGTGCCGACGTAGAGAAAGTGCGCGAAGCGACCCGCATCGCTCAGGAAAAACGTCCTGACCTGATGATCGATGGTCCGCTGCAGTACGACGCTGCGGTGATGCCGAATGTGGCGGCGTCCAAAGCACCGAACAGCCCGGTAGCCGGTAAAGCCACCGTGTTCGTGTTCCCTGACCTGAACACCGGTAACACCACCTACAAAGCGGTACAGCGTTCCGCTGACCTGATCTCCATCGGTCCGATGCTGCAAGGCATGCGCAAGCCGGTGAACGATCTGTCCCGCGGCGCTCTGGTTGAAGACATCGTCTACACCATCGCGCTGACCGCGATTCAGGCTAACGCCTGATCCCCGGTCAACAAAAAAGCCCGCCATTTCGGCGGGCTTTTTTTTAACCAGCATCCGACGATCGGTCAAACGGAAGCTGTGGATAACCCTACGGTTGTGTTGTGATCACTGAAACAATGGCATATCTGGGATGTCTGCTCAGGCTAATCCCGAAAATCGTCACTCATTGCACCATTTCTGGGCGCCTGAACGGAAACTGACGCAAAAATAACCCACCCCAAAAGCCCCCGGAAAATAGCCATTTAGTGTCACTCAGCTGCGCTTTTAACAGGCTTTTCCACAGAATTTGTGGATAACCTACTCCAGTCCCCTTAATACCAGATCACGGTAGCTGACCAAACCGACGATGGCCCCCGCTTCCTCCACCGGTGCCTGATTAATGGAGAAGCGTTCGAACAGCCGCGCGCAATAACGGATGTCCATCTGCGGCGAGACCGACACCACCGGTTTCGTCATCACCTCGTAGAGGTTTACTCGGTCCGCCGCCCGGTCCCGCGCCACCACCTGCTTACCGATGTCCGACAGCAACACCAGACCATACTCATCGTGGCTATCCCGCTTGTTGATGATCAGCGCGTCCGCGCCCGCTTCCCGCAGCTGCCTAACCCCCTCTGCCACGGTGGCAATGCCATCCAACGCCACAAATCGATGGGTCATCACCTGCTGCACTGTTACCTTGGGCGCGCTCATAGTTTGTCCTCCAGTTTGTCGCTCAAGCTCTCTATCTGATGGGCCACCCCAACCACATCTTCCACATCCAGCTGCAGGGCGATGCCGGTGCCCGGTGTATGGTCAAACTCCCCCACCCGGGAGATGGTTTCCAGAATGTGGCGGGCCAGATGCTCCTCAACCACGAACAGCAGCACATCCCGCTGCAGCTCCAGGTTCAGGCCAAAGAAGGTTTTGCGGGGTTTCAGCCCTTCCCCCCGGGCATTGTTGATCAGGGTAACGCCGGTCGCCCCGGCCTCCCGGGCAGCGTCCACCAGCTTTTGTGACTCGCGGTCATCCACAAAGGCCACGATCAATTTAAAACGCATGGGTCACCTCGTCCTTTGATTACGTTGGTGAAGCCAGAGGGTGAGCTGGGCATAACCCATCACCGTGATAATAGGGAACAAACTGGCAAAAGCGATCAGCCCGAAGCCGTCCAGCAGAGGGCTGCGGCCGGGAATGGCGCTGGCCAGGCCGAGGCCCAGTGCCGCCACCAGTGGCACCGTGACCGTTGAGGTGGTGACGCCACCCGAGTCATAAGCCAGCGGGATGATCATCTGTGGGGCAAATCGGGTCTGCACCACCACCACAAGATACCCCCCCAGGATGTACCAGTGCAGCGGGTCGCCCACGACGATGCGATAGCTGCCCAGCGCAATGCCGAGCGCCACCCCCAGTGCAACGGCGATGCGCAGCCCCCATGGGTGGATGGCATTACCACTGACTTCGCTGGCTTTCATCGCCACGGCAATCAGTGAGGGCTCGGCAATGGTGGTGGCAAACCCCACCGCAAAAGCAAACAGGTAGACCCAGTAATAATGCCACCAGGCCCCATTACCGGGCAGAAACTCCGGCGCCGTTAACTGCGCGGCCATCAGTTCGCCGAGAGGAAACAGCGCCTGTTCCAGCCCCACCAGAAACAGCGCCAGACCGAGGATGACGCACCCCAGCCCCAACAGCAGAGGACGCCATTGGCTGATACGCTGGCGCAGAACGCCCAGCTGAAACCCAAACAGCACCGCAACGATGGGCACCACATCGCCCAGGGTATCCACCAGGGTTTGCCAGAGTGCGGTTAACCAATCCATGGACGCAGAATCCCAAAGGCCAGAACAAAGATGATGGGCAGCAGAGACGCGAAGGCGATCAGGCCAAAGCCATCCAGCAGCGGATTGCGCCCCTCCAGACTGGTGGCCAGGCCCACACCCAGTGCGGTCACCAGTGGGACGGTAATGGTGGAGGTGGTGACACCACCCGAGTCGTAGGCGATCCCGATGATGTCAGCCGGCGCAAAGAGGGTCAGCACCATCACCAGCAGGTATCCGCCGATGATGATGCGATGCAGCGGCCACCCCAGCAGGATGCGCAGCACCCCCAACAGGATGGCGATCCCGACCGAGAGGGCGACGGTGAGCCGGAGATGGTCGGCGTATTCGGCCTGAGCGTCAGGCGCCAGCGCAAT containing:
- a CDS encoding CBS domain-containing protein, producing the protein MSAPKVTVQQVMTHRFVALDGIATVAEGVRQLREAGADALIINKRDSHDEYGLVLLSDIGKQVVARDRAADRVNLYEVMTKPVVSVSPQMDIRYCARLFERFSINQAPVEEAGAIVGLVSYRDLVLRGLE
- a CDS encoding P-II family nitrogen regulator → MRFKLIVAFVDDRESQKLVDAAREAGATGVTLINNARGEGLKPRKTFFGLNLELQRDVLLFVVEEHLARHILETISRVGEFDHTPGTGIALQLDVEDVVGVAHQIESLSDKLEDKL
- a CDS encoding DUF1538 domain-containing protein yields the protein MDWLTALWQTLVDTLGDVVPIVAVLFGFQLGVLRQRISQWRPLLLGLGCVILGLALFLVGLEQALFPLGELMAAQLTAPEFLPGNGAWWHYYWVYLFAFAVGFATTIAEPSLIAVAMKASEVSGNAIHPWGLRIAVALGVALGIALGSYRIVVGDPLHWYILGGYLVVVVQTRFAPQMIIPLAYDSGGVTTSTVTVPLVAALGLGLASAIPGRSPLLDGFGLIAFASLFPIITVMGYAQLTLWLHQRNQRTR
- a CDS encoding DUF1538 domain-containing protein, with product MELTRVLRTLLGSVRDLLPIVLVVGFFQLVVLGQPLPRLDTILIGLALVVAGLTLFVYGLELALFPLGESLARAFARRGSLFWLLSFAFLLGFGTTVAEPALIAVSEEAAEVAAEAGIIALAPDAQAEYADHLRLTVALSVGIAILLGVLRILLGWPLHRIIIGGYLLVMVLTLFAPADIIGIAYDSGGVTTSTITVPLVTALGVGLATSLEGRNPLLDGFGLIAFASLLPIIFVLAFGILRPWIG